ATAGACGCGGGGTAGTGCACAGTGTGAATGGGATAAACGGACCGTGGGCCAGTTCTATTTTCTAGTGGGCTGGACAATCACGAGGCTCACTGATGGGCCTGATCCGGATGCTTCCCGGGTAGCTAATGGGCCTGGGCCAGAGCCCACGTTTCATAttatattcaaaatatattttgattttaatttttttaaatatcttATCTTGTTAgacaagaaagaaagaaagaaagaaagaaagaaagaaagattttCTCCCCCGCGCGCAGGTGATTCTCAAGTATATCTAGATCCATATCTATCttataaaaaagataatagaaaatgaaatatgATGGCAGTTGGGATAACTTAATTGTATCTCGAAAATGACCGTTTAAAAGAGAATAATATGCTAAAAGTTATTAAATGTAGAGGAAGTTAAAATGCTGAATAagtgattttattatttttcaaactaCCCCATTTTCTCTTTGTAACTGCCCACTCTCTTTCGTCTGCCTATTCTGATGAATCAGGAGTTGTTCGTTTCAGCCTACCTCTCCTTCCGGGGTACTGCAGCGTAGGCAGCTCCTTGTTCCTAGACGGAGGTTTCATTAACAACAGAGACGATGATGTTTGTCCGAAATATTTGTTGTCCTTCAACCCTACTGCAGCACCACCGCCTGGAGGGATTATTGGCTGTCCTCGTCCAGTTTCTACTTGGAGCATTTGCGGTTCCATGTGTCGCAGTCGATCGGAAACCTTGGCAGTCCCATACCATGGCAAGGCTTGAGTCCTTGGAGGCGTCTGCTGCCGAAAGTCTTGGGTCGAGCGAGATCTATGACCTGGAATCAGGCAAGTTCGGACTGCCTAGGAACGTGCCTAAAGACGTGGTCGATAGTTTCCCAGCTCTTACTTTCTGTGGAAGAGAAGGCCTCATGACAATCCCCTGATTGTACTCTACTCGTccataagaagaaaaagaccACCTCTACTCGTACGACTAGGAAGAGGACCGCTGGGAACTCTTCGACCACAACTTCCCTCCCCATCCATCCGGAGTTGGTCGCTCGAGGAGGAACCTCATTCCAGTGGGTGATGCTCTTCTGATTATCGACAAAGCTGCtagtttttcttcttcttcttcttctttttattgtattatttacCTGAAAAAGAGGTGGTGGTCATGCGTTGGATGAATGGGTATGCAAAATTTAACATATCTGTGGTGAGGCAATTTGGTAGATTAAGATTTTAAATGGTTTACCCGAGCTTGAACATCCTCGGTAGCTATAACTaaaacatttttcattttttttttttttattattatggaTGGATATTCTTGGATCAATTGTTTTAGCATGTTAAGCATATCAAGCCGCAAGGTAAACATCTTCAGAATAGGCACCACGACCACAGCAAGCTCTGGTGTTTCCATTAGGACGGTTGGTTACTCCCAACTCGTAAAAGTAGTCTGGGACGAATCTTAACCATCATCTCGAGAATCGCCCAAGCCTAAGAATCATAGCAGTATGATCAGCTTCATGCTAGCTAGAAGAGTAATAAAAAGCCCAATTTGTATGCAAAAAACTTGGCAATTCATTCTGATCTGATCTGATCCCTTCTACATCACCCTTTTTTTAGTTCCCGATCAGCAAACATGTATGCCATCTCTTTTCTACTTTTTAAGAGAGCTCGAAGACCCCTCCTCGGCTCACTTTCAGCCGTTTACTCATATgaatacatattttattaattaataaccaTTAGATCGAGAATATTATAGTCGTAATTTGCCAAAGTAATTTCCCACATTTATCGCAGTTCTCTCCTTCCctccctcttttctccctctctctcagTTCCTCCCTCCCCAAGGAATAAACCGCAAGTGGCTTATATGTTCTTCCAAATGATTTATGAATCAAATCTGATCTAATCGTGATCAAAGCAACTACATGGCACGATTCCAATGTTACTGTTTAATCCTATCTCGACGAATATTCTACCGTTTGATATCGTACCCATGCCTGTATCTTCCGCAACAGAAAAATGGCAAACCCGCATATCCGACTTGACTTCGTGGTTGGTCGTCCAATCCTTTTGGTAGGTTCAAGAAAGACAGCTAGTAAGAGAACTAATTGTGtagacttttttctttcgatcgTAATTAGTCGAGCTCCGGTCGAATGTGTATCTGCTTTCCCTGTTTTATGAGAGATCAGTCCTGTTGTCGGAGTAGAAACCTGGTTGAGATCTGGTGGTCCTGGTTGGACGAAATTCCTCACTGGGAGCTCATTCAATATATTTGCTTACTTCTCtttattaatcttttttttttttcattttcactaTACTTTGCTTGCTTTTCTGTTTCATCCTCGTATCCAATTTTTTGTTAGAGGAACTTCAAGTTTCAGTATTCAATTttagttccttttttttattttgtcataattctccttttcttttccaatcaTGTGCAAGAAGTCATGCATTAGGTTGGCCTTATTCATGAACAACATAATCtttttgaaatgaaaattatctTTAGAAAATGATCAAGACATGCAGAAAGGATCAATCTTCTCCTCTATACTTCGACTTGTCACCTGGAGAACTCACAAATGAACATCCCTAATATTGGATTTCATTCCACTCatgatagaaaaaaaaaaatataggatGTCAGCATCGGCATCAAGAAGCCGGGAACAGAGGGCATACGCAGCCTCTCGTAACCTTTCCATCCTGGAAATTTATGTTACCAAGCTTCGATTGGCACCACTTTAGCTGGGAAGAAGAGATGGTTGCCATTTGCAGGACTCTGGAGACCAGTTTCAGGTCTATCATAGTGAATAACACCTCCTTCCTCTGAGACTCGCCGATCCATCCTCCTCGCTTGATCCGGCATTTCCCTTTCCCTTGTAGATCCTTCAATAGCAGCACCTTCTAAAGAAACAATAAAGCACGAGACAGGAATATATAATAGGTCTCACGAACTGAAACTCATGTTGTTGTTTTCGTATTTACCTTCTGGTGTCTTTCGGTAAGTTCGTCTAAGAGCTGCAAGTCTCTGGGGTCTTCAACTGGAGGATAGCTCCACAGAGAACTCTTAAGCTTCCACCAAGACTTGTCCTTGTCCGTCTTTACGAAGAGATAGAATGCTTTTATACAATTCTCCATGGCTTTTGCAACTTCTTTCAGCTCTAACACTGCTCCACTTTCTCTTTCCGTCGGCTCCTCTTCCACCACGGAAAAGCCTACACAGAAAGTAAAACAGACAAGCTCAACTTCTCCCACCTTCCCTGAGCAAGACCCTGATAACTCTGTATTTCCAGGATTACCTGAGAGCTCGGGAACCTGAAGAAGGCTCTTGAGGGAGAATCTCCCCTGAGCAAACTTGAGGTACCTCTTGCCTCCacatctttcgtcttccaggAATCTCTCGATGAGAACCTGAAAATTTTGGAATTCTCCGACCAACTTCGTGTGTCCTGAAACTCTGACTTGAGGGCTGGACGAGCTTAATAATAGCTCCTGGACCTTCCTATATTGATGATGCAAAGCCTCCCAGGAGAGGCACATCTGAGCCACGTAAACCAGTTCGAAGTCACTCTCTAAGCTCTTCAGGAGCCTCTTCTTCGCAGTTTTGCCACACGAGATGTATGGGTTGGAGATAGTTGCAGGATCAAATTGCTTCTCAAGAATTGCACCTGCAGAAAATGACCAAACGTCTAGATGCTTCAATATTGAAAAACTTTGGAAGGATATAAGAAAGAAATAGAGAACCTACTAATTCCACATGTCCTTTCGTAGCTAAGGACATCAAACCACCTCATTCTTTCACTGTACTTCTCATAGAATGGATCTGAATCCTTTGTCGTATCAGGTTCTTCCCTGACTAGTAGGATGGTATTCGAACCAACATTCACAGTCGGTTCATTATCAATCCACTCCAGTTCTGAGCAGGGAAAGTCAGTTGGCCCAGTTCTGTATTGTGAAGCCAAGTCCTTATTCATGTCCATACCTGCGAGAGATATATGCTCATAGGGTGAAGGAATATATTTGTCCAAGTCCGATACCTCTTCTTCTAAAGAATATGAGGTGCCACCATCAGGAGGAAGACTTTCGGGCCACCTCCATATAACTGTCGGACTAGTAAGATGGGTACCATGTTCATTCACAAAGACATAGGGTAATACTAAGTCCTTTGCTACAGGCAAGTTGGAGCAACAAGCGGAAGAGAAATACAAGCTCTCATCTGCGTTCGTGTCGATATCCCTATTGGGCTTTGGTTCTTTATTGGAATCGCGAAAATCCATTAGAGCTTCTGCATATTCATTTTCATCCTCCTCTCTGTAGTCTATAGCCTGGGCAGGAAATACTTTCAGCTCAAAAGTTGAAGTTGCTTGGCACGAAAAGCTAAAAGAACGGAAGACTTGATAGTCCTCATCAGAGCTTTCTGCAGGTCCGAAAGTCTCTCTGCTATGTACACAATAACCACGGACTCTAATGAACGAAAAGCAATAGACAGCAGAGGACATAAAGAAAttgtagatatatatacatagacaGTTGACGgagttgagaaaaaataagagaatgacagagagaaactcttttaGAGCTTTGAGCCAGAGGAAGAACTGGCACGCGATGAGAAGAAGAGGGTGGAGATAGAAGCTGAGGTAAAACCACTTCAAAAGACCATCAGGAATGAGATACAATTCGATGATCAACCAACAAGAGGCAAAGAAAGCCATTGTCTGACCATAATATTGATCTTTCAAGAACTACCCTCCTCTCATTTTAGGAAAGGCTAAGGTTTCTATCTATTGGTTTGGTCGGTTTTCTTTACCAGAGGAAAGTTAAATAAAGGCAGCTGGACCACTAACGGATGAAGCAACCGAGAAATTAATGGACTGACAATTAGAATTTGATGATTAAACTAATGGACtcttttaatctttttcttgTCTTCCTCTAGAGCAAAATGCCTTGACTGGCTCTTCTCTCGGACTTCTTTTGGCAATTTATTACTTGTTTGCTTACTTGGATCTTATCTTTCACCGAGAATTTTTGCTCATATGCAATAGATTTGGTCATAtacatgcacatatatattatataataataaatgcatataaactAATActgttaattatatatattgtaaccTTTCAATACTTGACGACAAAgaaatcttttgaaaattgattagGAAAGGCTCTTAACTCCAACAAGCATGACAACCAATTTCATATTGCGGGTTGAATTCGAAGAATGGATTTGGCCTCATGTTAAATATGATATCAGAAGAAAAATAGACAGCTCGACATACAAAATCCTATGAAAAGAGAAGTGTATACAAGCCGcacgaaaaaaattattcgatAAACACAAATCTATAATAAGCAAATGCGTACGATAGACCAAGCCAATCAATACAAGGTCCCCGTGCCTTTCCCGTTTAGTCCAATTCAAATAGAGCTTTTTTCAGATATGATGATGGATCAAGTGGATTTGATGAATAACAATTTCTTAAATATAGGATAGgactaccgaaaaaaatttcttaaatatagGAACACGGAtaaatataatctatatataaaaatagagGTCCGTGCATATTGCCTCATAGCTCTGCTCTTGTCTTACCTTATTGCTTTGCAACTACCTACCTAATCTATCTTAATATTAACATTGCACAGtctttatctctctctctctctctctctctcatcatAATCTTGCAAAGTAAGGACTGAGATTCGTGCCCGATCTATTTTAATCCAATGTCAGTGATCAGGACCATGTTATAGTTCGAAGACCATCTGgaaaaaagaacataaaaCAGAAGCTCTCGGATTGGAAGTGGGTTCACCTGATGCTAAAATTCCAAACACAGGCCTCCGAATCCTTTGTTAGATTTCTCCCGCGAATGCAGCCGGAAGCTTCAGTGAGCAGTGCAGAAAAATCTCACGAATTAAGGATTTGGTCACCAAACATGCTTATACTATTATTTCTGAGACCAAGCGGCTTTATATAAGTCATCGCCGACAGTTTAATACGTATTTGCATCCAACAGgctacatatttatttataatggcTTCACACGATCACAAGCTTTGAGATAACAACAAGTGATTAATGCATATATCCTAGACGATTTAAATGAAGCCTCAATTAATAATAGCTTTACTAATTCAGCAAGAGAGAAAATCTTGTCGTGCTTCACCACATCAGCCGAAGGACTTGCCCCGTCGCTTCTCTTGTCTTGTCTCCTCTCCTTCCTCCGCCTTCTGGTTCGCAATCTTCCACCATTGCTGTGATCGACTACGGAACAAAGACAGGGACAATAGACAAAGAGAGACAATGAAATCTGCCTACAGTTCCTGAAACAGTCGAAGAATCTTCACAAAGGGTCGCTTGTGCTATGCTTCTTGTTTTGATCTTATTGTTTTCATTCGTGACTTTCGGTTAGTCCGTTACGCTTCATTTGGTCTACACGAAAGGCCAAAACTGGAGTCTTTCAGGAagtacatctatatatgtgtgtgtgtgtgaaagCAACATACGAAGTGGACCAGTCTAATGGTCTCAAGATGCTTGgttttttaatgtaattttctcagttttttgagttaaaatttttaattttattatttctgtTATAAAATTAACAACAGAATATTTTGTAATTCTTTACCAAACCGTCATCAATTTCATTGAATCAAATTTACTTCCTATAGTGTTGAGTTCTATGGATCGACTAAATATATCGGAAATCCCAATTTTGATATAAGTATGAGGTGAGTTCGGCCAGATGGTTTCAAAACGCTCCGATTCTGAaagaaattttctcaattttttgagtttttttaattttacataatctttgattataaaattagcaacaaaattttctgaaataatattccatttaGAAAAGCAAAAATACCATAAAATCTTTCGAATACTACGGTGATCTCTAATTGAAGGGAATACGAATTTTCTAAATGGACTTTCTAGgctttttaaattttcggaattatttttaataaaattattttttaaaagatatctaatcataaaatttaatttcttaattttttacttattataatctatatattatttatgatcttgaattttttaatatgaaagtTGATATTTCATCCTAGATTGTCTTAGCACGCTCTGTTTTTAAATGGAAATTTCTtagttttttgaatttttaaaattttagattatACTCAATCATAaaattagcaacaaaatcttcttaaataatattacatttagtaaaatcgaaaataccataaaatcttttggataATACGGTGATCTTCGTTGAatgcaatatgaattttctaaatgtaAGTTTCTaggttttttaaaaaaatttaagttttcataattatttttaataaaaaatattttttaaaagatatctcatcataaaatataatttcttgatttttttttaaattttcggaatctatatattatttaataatctttaatttttaaaataaaaaataatatttcatcatataaatattaacatcaaaataagtatatattattatattttcatacatAAATATTGATATATCAATATATGGTTATGTGGATAACTTTTAgtatataaaataagaaaaagtatatatgaattataatgttttatagatatatagtttttaaaaatagattagatatatatagatat
The sequence above is drawn from the Punica granatum isolate Tunisia-2019 chromosome 5, ASM765513v2, whole genome shotgun sequence genome and encodes:
- the LOC116207440 gene encoding uncharacterized protein LOC116207440 isoform X3 → MAFFASCWLIIELYLIPDGLLKWFYLSFYLHPLLLIACQFFLWLKALKEFLSVILLFFLNSVNCLCIYIYNFFMSSAVYCFSFIRVRGYCVHSRETFGPAESSDEDYQVFRSFSFSCQATSTFELKVFPAQAIDYREEDENEYAEALMDFRDSNKEPKPNRDIDTNADESLYFSSACCSNLPVAKDLVLPYVFVNEHGTHLTSPTVIWRWPESLPPDGGTSYSLEEEVSDLDKYIPSPYEHISLAGMDMNKDLASQYRTGPTDFPCSELEWIDNEPTVNVGSNTILLVREEPDTTKDSDPFYEKYSERMRWFDVLSYERTCGISAILEKQFDPATISNPYISCGKTAKKRLLKSLESDFELVYVAQMCLSWEALHHQYRKVQELLLSSSSPQVRVSGHTKLVGEFQNFQVLIERFLEDERCGGKRYLKFAQGRFSLKSLLQVPELSGNPGNTELSGSCSGKVGEVELVCFTFCVGFSVVEEEPTERESGAVLELKEVAKAMENCIKAFYLFVKTDKDKSWWKLKSSLWSYPPVEDPRDLQLLDELTERHQKDLQGKGKCRIKRGGWIGESQRKEVLFTMIDLKLVSRVLQMATISSSQLKWCQSKLGNINFQDGKVTRGCVCPLFPAS
- the LOC116207440 gene encoding uncharacterized protein LOC116207440 isoform X2, producing MAFFASCWLIIELYLIPDGLLKWFYLSFYLHPLLLIACQFFLWLKALKEFLSVILLFFLNSVNCLCIYIYNFFMSSAVYCFSFIRVRGYCVHSRETFGPAESSDEDYQVFRSFSFSCQATSTFELKVFPAQAIDYREEDENEYAEALMDFRDSNKEPKPNRDIDTNADESLYFSSACCSNLPVAKDLVLPYVFVNEHGTHLTSPTVIWRWPESLPPDGGTSYSLEEEVSDLDKYIPSPYEHISLAGMDMNKDLASQYRTGPTDFPCSELEWIDNEPTVNVGSNTILLVREEPDTTKDSDPFYEKYSERMRWFDVLSYERTCGISAILEKQFDPATISNPYISCGKTAKKRLLKSLESDFELVYVAQMCLSWEALHHQYRKVQELLLSSSSPQVRVSGHTKLVGEFQNFQVLIERFLEDERCGGKRYLKFAQGRFSLKSLLQVPELSGNPGNTELSGSCSGKVGEVELVCFTFCVGFSVVEEEPTERESGAVLELKEVAKAMENCIKAFYLFVKTDKDKSWWKLKSSLWSYPPVEDPRDLQLLDELTERHQKVLLLKDLQGKGKCRIKRGGWIGESQRKEVLFTMIDLKLVSRVLQMATISSSQLKWCQSKLGNINFQDGKVTRGCVCPLFPAS
- the LOC116207440 gene encoding uncharacterized protein LOC116207440 isoform X1, with translation MAFFASCWLIIELYLIPDGLLKWFYLSFYLHPLLLIACQFFLWLKALKEFLSVILLFFLNSVNCLCIYIYNFFMSSAVYCFSFIRVRGYCVHSRETFGPAESSDEDYQVFRSFSFSCQATSTFELKVFPAQAIDYREEDENEYAEALMDFRDSNKEPKPNRDIDTNADESLYFSSACCSNLPVAKDLVLPYVFVNEHGTHLTSPTVIWRWPESLPPDGGTSYSLEEEVSDLDKYIPSPYEHISLAGMDMNKDLASQYRTGPTDFPCSELEWIDNEPTVNVGSNTILLVREEPDTTKDSDPFYEKYSERMRWFDVLSYERTCGISAILEKQFDPATISNPYISCGKTAKKRLLKSLESDFELVYVAQMCLSWEALHHQYRKVQELLLSSSSPQVRVSGHTKLVGEFQNFQVLIERFLEDERCGGKRYLKFAQGRFSLKSLLQVPELSGNPGNTELSGSCSGKVGEVELVCFTFCVGFSVVEEEPTERESGAVLELKEVAKAMENCIKAFYLFVKTDKDKSWWKLKSSLWSYPPVEDPRDLQLLDELTERHQKKVLLLKDLQGKGKCRIKRGGWIGESQRKEVLFTMIDLKLVSRVLQMATISSSQLKWCQSKLGNINFQDGKVTRGCVCPLFPAS
- the LOC116207440 gene encoding uncharacterized protein LOC116207440 isoform X4, which codes for MAFFASCWLIIELYLIPDGLLKWFYLSFYLHPLLLIACQFFLWLKALKEFLSVILLFFLNSVNCLCIYIYNFFMSSAVYCFSFIRVRGYCVHSRETFGPAESSDEDYQVFRSFSFSCQATSTFELKVFPAQAIDYREEDENEYAEALMDFRDSNKEPKPNRDIDTNADESLYFSSACCSNLPVAKDLVLPYVFVNEHGTHLTSPTVIWRWPESLPPDGGTSYSLEEEVSDLDKYIPSPYEHISLAGMDMNKDLASQYRTGPTDFPCSELEWIDNEPTVNVGSNTILLVREEPDTTKDSDPFYEKYSERMRWFDVLSYERTCGISAILEKQFDPATISNPYISCGKTAKKRLLKSLESDFELVYVAQMCLSWEALHHQYRKVQELLLSSSSPQVRVSGHTKLVGEFQNFQVLIERFLEDERCGGKRYLKFAQGRFSLKSLLQVPELSGFSVVEEEPTERESGAVLELKEVAKAMENCIKAFYLFVKTDKDKSWWKLKSSLWSYPPVEDPRDLQLLDELTERHQKKVLLLKDLQGKGKCRIKRGGWIGESQRKEVLFTMIDLKLVSRVLQMATISSSQLKWCQSKLGNINFQDGKVTRGCVCPLFPAS